The DNA segment TTTACCTGGCAAAAATGGGTTATAAAGAGATTATTCTTCTTACAAGGGTATCAGTAAATTTCAGGCTGACTGACAGCAACACAACTTCTTCTGTAGTTCTCCTAGGACCTCCAGTGACAAGTCTCAAAAGACTTTCTTTTGCATGTTCTGGGCTGAAAGACGTGTTGCATCTTTACTGCTGGAAAGGAGCAGACCTGCAACAGCTTAGATTACTTAGATAAGGTGTAAGAGAACTCTGGGCACggcaggagctctgcagaggagCAACCCAGCTGCATCACTGTGCTCTTTGTTAGCTCCCAGGCTCCTCCCCAACCCATTCAAACCCGTATTCCATTCTGCTCTGCAGTCATTCAGCACCTAAAAAAATCTGGCTCCCACATCTCTCTGAGCACCATACAGCCAATTTTCAGatcacagagaaaaaagcatGGAGAAACACAGTTCTGTCTGCCTTCAAATACATGCCTACATGCAGACCCAAGGCAAACAAATCTACCACCTTATCCTGTTAAGAGCTCCATCCTTAAGCTACTTGCTTACATTCAGCCTAAGTACAAAACTCTACCTTTTTGCCTCTGAACACATGAATGCACTTCAACTTAAATCAGCCTTACAAGCTGCAAGAGGCATTTATGTTCACACAGTACTTGCAGACTGTACTCCTTTTTGAATGTACACTGGGAAAAGgtgtttgtttataaaaaaaccaaacaaacaacaaaccaactaCTATCTGCTCCTAGAAAGAGAAGACACTTCATACATCAGTGAGGTTTTTCCAATTAGAGTCTACAGCTCAAGATGTTTCACTCAAATATTAGTCATaaaaaccaatgccttcaggATTTCATGCACAGACTCAAAACACACCTATAAAGCTCTCCCGTGAGCCAGGAGAGCTCACAGATGATGGgtttgaacaatttttttttttttttaatttgatcttTCTGGTCCAAATACACTGAAGTCAGATTTTGTATATAATGCACTAAAATACAGCAGCAGCTCAAGGCCATActgttggtttggttggttttttttttttaaagtatgttaaaGGTATTTGACCcaggaaaaagcatttaaaaatagaaagtatCATTGTTCTTCAGCTATTTCAGTGTGTCCCAAAAGCAAGTCACTGAAACAAAGTCAGCTAGCACTTCTCCAAAAAGTTTTACTTCCAACAGGACAATGCCTATttgctagagaaaaaaaaacaagaatacAACAATAATGTTACAAGAGGCACTGATCCTGGCTTTATTCACTTAAAGATACATCCAACATTTGTTATAGCTCACTTGAAAttcaaaacacttttaaaaaaccaaccataaAACCTTGGGTTTTGCCTTACAGTGCTGTCAAGTTTTCAAATAGCAAGTAAGTGACTTCCCAGCACTGTCTGTATTAACATACATACAAAGATTAAAACTTGGTAGAAACCCTTCAGTTTCTGGTATTTGACGAATTGCATTCAGAATGACCACCATTTTCTCTGGGGAGGAGGCTACTCTGCTTACCTGCAGGGATGGATGCCCAGGGTCTTGAGCTACTACACCTTATCCTGTCCCTGTGCCATTTTGGCGATTAAATGAAAACTGTCCCCCCCCTTACAGAGTCCCTCAAGAGGGACTTCGCTCCCCATTTGCATCTTTGTACTTGGCAGCTGTAACAAAATTCTACAGCACTAGAAAAACTAGTTAGGACAGCACTATGCATGTCCCATAGAGATTACTGATACTGACTGCTAGCAGAAAGAAGTGCATGTTATGATTGAGAAGCATAACGTGTTAATTTGGAACTCAAACTACTTGGCAGTATCTTCTGTAAACTCAAGATTTATATAAGACAGTGGGTTGCAGCCATCATATAATGATGTTACctgtatccttttttttttgctgcatttaGTTAGATTCTTTTTAAAGTGGTGAAGAGTGCAGGACTTAAGAAATATAAACATTTCTCTATTAGAAATTGCAAAATTTAGTATTATGACTCTATGAAACCTTACAGTACAATTTATCAATTCTATGTTAAGATTCAGCATCAATATGGTGTCTGAACTATCTCAAAGCTACGTTCTGCCTAATTAAGCAGTATCAACATGTCCTGATGTCACTTTCTGTGCAAAATGCATTCCCATATTAATGTGGCTATAAGAGCATGAGCAGTTCTCATGTTGGTGTATCATCCCTGTGACTTTTTGTGACTGGTTTCTCTGTTTAATGATAGCCTAACTAAAAATAAGCTTGTtatgtaaaaagcaaaataacctTTATCTTAAAACTTTATTCTGGGTCTTGGACATAGTTCAGTGACATGATCTGCAGAACAACACACCAACCATTCCCAAGAGCTgtttaaaaagaggaaactgaaggaaaaatccAAATCGAAGACACTCACTGTTATAGTATCTTTAATTTATCTTGTGTTTTACAGAAGTCTGAATGGATTAAAAAGCACCTCCTTTCCCATCACGTTCCTTACAGTTGGTAAAATATATTCAATGAGCAAATGTATGTGAACAGCTTGAGGATCTGCATCTTGCAAGGATTTCACAGACCAATCAATCAAAAGCCAAATTTCTTGTCGTTTTTACAATCTTGTTTTAATACAATGGTAAATCCATTCCGATTGTAAACCTGTCCAGTCATATCTCCCCAGAACACTTTGCAAAATCCAGTGTTGATTAGCAAACTAGTTAGCTTTGGCACGGAGCTGCGCTCTCTTGCCTGTGACAGCCTGGAAACCAGTTTTGATGCTGGCGACAGAGCAGCGAGAGTGGCAGGTCTCACACTGCAGGAAATATAATCTGGTGTCCTTCTGTAGGATTGTGTCTGGTGACCGACACGTATGACAGGTGACATActcctctgcagaaaaggaattAAGTTACAGTTAGAAGATAATGCACTATCAGCAGACAAGGGACCACTTCCTCAGCCTTTAGTTTAACAGTTGTCTTGAAAGGCTGTTCAAATGCATCTACTAACTTCAAAGTGGCTTACTATGAAAACCACAGACATTGAGGCAACCTAAAAATTACCCCTAGTTCCTAGGTTAATAAAGACTAAGTTTCATATGGTACATTATATACagacactgatgttttaaaaatagtaacaaCCACTTAAGACTTCCCACTGGCATTTTGTAACTTCCTCTGCTGAAACAGCATTCCCAGATGTCAGCAAACAGAGTTGCTACAactaaagcagtatttttttgttacatATTATCTGTGAGTCCTTTGACCAGCAGCACACACACTGTATTTGTTAATTAACACATACAACagactttaaaattaataattactgttattttcCACAGTCCTCATCAAagccaagaaataaaaagtcagATGAAAACAAGCAATTCCCAAATGCTCTTACTGTTTTCCTTGGCACATTTTAGTGCCAGGACAGAGTACGACCTATATGCTTATTACACCATGGCAGAACTTGCATTATTCCATTATAAAGCTGCAGCAAAGTTGTAGCTTCTTAGCACAGAATGTCCACAGCATGCATACACATGTGGGCCATACATGGGCCACTGATCATCAAAAGGGGTCTGAGAGAAATCTGTAGTGGAAAAGGGAGTTATACTTACTGATATATCTTCTCAGGACATTTTCTATCTGTTTTTGCTGGAATCTTCCTTTGATTACAAGTTGGTTGTTACCATCTATTGAGCCactaatttaaaagaaaaattaattcagtatttGATTTGCAGAAGTTTTCAAGTGTTAAAACAAGTCAGGAACATGAAGCAAGATAATGATGCATTCTTCAAGATAAGAGTAAGCCAGAATtactttggggggaaaaaatgcaaaattctaaAGACACTTGAAAACCTACAGGAAGTTTTGCCCAAGCATAACTCACTGCAGTAAAAGCAAACTCCAGCAGAGATCAGCCTCATAGTTAAGCTACCCAATCAGAAGAACTTTACGGAATTGAGAATTGACACCTGCTTATCTCACAGAAGTGACCAAGACAACTCCCTAGTAAGGTGCAATATGACTAATAAGATCCTTTTCTAGCCATTCTGATGTAGTAAGttgaatgtttttttcacaTTATAGTTTCTAAGTTTTTGTTTAAGTCACCTGGAGCTGAGGAGACGCCGAAGCCCAATCATATGGGCATTTGTCACACACACCTTGCAATTAGATTCCTTTATTCTCTGTATCTAGGTATAATAACATTGTAGTCTACAGCAGAGAAATGAATAGACAACCAGAAAGTACACTACCACAGCATGAGATCTTTGATAAGAGACATACAAAATCAACACTGGTTTTATGCTGACAGGTGGATTTAACTGCAGCATTAGACAGAATAACCAGCTACAGGCCCACAAGACTTGCAATTAGGCAGTCGGGCATTCTCTCTTCCCTAGCTATCATCTGCCTTAAGCTGATAAGAGCCACAGAGCCATCCTCACCAATTGTGACAGACAGCGCTGCTGTCAGAGCATCTTTAAGAAAGGCTCCAAATAGGGAATCCAAACCCTTATCCAAACTGTTCCCTGGGACTTATAGTTTGCCTCTGTACCTCTTCCCTAAGATGGTGTCTCTTCAATAACTCAGCACAGAATCTAAGTGCAGGGAAGAAAAGCCTAATGTTCAAGCACATATATACAGACCTAAACccaagaattttctttttgatcagACAACGTCAACTATGTTGCCATTGCTTCCTACATGCATAAGCACATACACAGCCCAGTAGCCTTACCTTGTACCCAATTCTGCCAACAAAAATGCCAGAAGATGTTTTGGCTGACGATGTAATCTAAAAATAGAGTAAGGATATGTTTAACCTCCCCCCTTCAGAGAAATTTGATATTTATAGAGGACTGTCAGGCCAAAACAATCTTAGATTACAAAGTTTGAAAGGGGGCAGTGCAAGAGGGTCTGCACCAAAGAGCATAGGCAGACAATGACTGAGGATACAAGAAAGCTTAACAGTCCACAAACCCCCTCCCCGAACCAAATTCACAATTACAGTAACTATTGAAAATAAGTTCTCTATTTGAGATTTTCCATTCTTATTCTCCCATCCCCCTGCCACTCCCTGAAAGAAAAGTGTTACTCGCTACCATTAAAAATTCACTTTAGTATTCACTACCCAAATCCTCAGTATGATTTCATCAGGACTGTTTTCTGGCACACTTATGAAACAAATCAGATATGCATTCCCAGAAGTGCCCACAAAGAATAGAACTGCCTTCACAAGAAATAATTAAGACagaaagcactggaaaaaaaaaattactgaactCCATACCATTTACCAAGAGAATAGTATGTGTAGCCAGCTCAAATTGGAAAACactttccccaccaccaccacccacccaAGACTTGCAAATAAGTATCACTGGTGACCCAGCTACAGACTTTATAGAAGCCAGTAAACTCACAAAATCAATAGGTTTAGTTTCAGTCCATGAGGCCCATGCAGCAAGCCTACAATTTTCATAATTTAagtataaaataagaaattaccTCAAATCATCTTCATAAATACCTTCTTACAGAGAGAGGTAGAGGAAACGAACAGTATGATTGAAATAGCTTTCAGTTTACTTCTGGTTTGCCGCAGTCTTTTGCCAGAAAACACGCATTCAACACAGCCAACACCACAGAAAAGTACATTCATCCGCTATTCCTGGGAAATCTTAAGAGGAAACTTACAATTTGCAGATATCTGTAAAGTTGacaaaagatgttttcttgGTCCCTACTCGTACAACCTGTGGAGGCTTCATGACAAATTTTCGTTTTTCTCCAGCTACCatatctggatttttttcccgCATGATGTTAAATACTCTATTGAGCAACTGCAAAAACAGGGATTCACATCAATATGAATATCTTGCATTTCTCAAATAAAGTACCTCATTTCTAAAAAAACTTGAAACAGCATTCACAGTGAATATTAGACCATCTTTGCCCATTAGGATTTCCCCATATGCTTTTGAACACACACTTAAAAAAGTTCtgataaatgcaaaataaaaaagctgtttcCCCAAGGGTTTACTTCATAATCTACAATACCTCAGTCTATTTGCAGAGGTATTTTAACTATCACTAATATTGCCCTATATGAAAGTTAACTGTGATAaaagatgtgctttctgttatttttctgttcacgAGCTTCTGACTACAAGTCCTTTAATTTTAAGTTAGAAATAGGACATATGAGCATAAGGCCCTATTCTGCTGATGTACCTcaacatggaaaaaatttaAGTCTTTTGAACATTACCTCATCATACGTGTAGTCCCTTTCCGAGCCTGCCCACGCAGGTCCCGACTGAAGGCTAAAAGAAATTCCATCATCTTTTTTGCTATCTTCATCTTCAAAAGCTGTAAAGAAAGTTATTTGGGATTCattaagaacagaaatattctttaacTTCATGCTTACACCATTTCTAAAAAGGTGCATCAAAGAAGATTCCACTAAAATGTGAACACAAGTCTTCTGTTTGCCTGCCTACAAGGGACAGCA comes from the Haliaeetus albicilla chromosome 2, bHalAlb1.1, whole genome shotgun sequence genome and includes:
- the EIF2S2 gene encoding eukaryotic translation initiation factor 2 subunit 2, coding for MSGDEMIFDPTMSKKKKKKKKPFMLDEEGGDTQAEETQQSETKEVEPEPTEDKDVEADEEDSRKKDATDDLDDLNFFNQKKKKKKTKKIFDIDEAEEGVKDLKIEGDVPEAVEPEDDLDIMLGNKKKKKKNVKFPDEDEIMEKDEAFEDEDSKKDDGISFSLQSGPAWAGSERDYTYDELLNRVFNIMREKNPDMVAGEKRKFVMKPPQVVRVGTKKTSFVNFTDICKLLHRQPKHLLAFLLAELGTSGSIDGNNQLVIKGRFQQKQIENVLRRYIKEYVTCHTCRSPDTILQKDTRLYFLQCETCHSRCSVASIKTGFQAVTGKRAQLRAKAN